The following are encoded in a window of Kaistia algarum genomic DNA:
- the sucC gene encoding ADP-forming succinate--CoA ligase subunit beta — MNIHEYQAKALLKGFGAPVSNGVAIFTPAEAEAAARDLGGPLWVVKSQIHAGGRGKGKFKEEAAGEKGGVRLAKSIEEVKAFASQMLGNTLVTIQTGPAGKQVNRLYVEDGSDIEKEFYLSLLVDRATSRIAFVVSTEGGMDIEEVAHSAPEKIKTFSVDPATGIMPHHGLTVAKALGLSGPLAKEAYDVVSKLYAAFVAKDMAMLEVNPLIVTKDGHLKVLDAKVSFDSNSLYRHPDVVALRDETEEDQKEIEASKYDLAYIALDGTIGCMVNGAGLAMATLDIIQLYGESPANFLDVGGGASEEKVTAAFKIITSDPKVKGILVNIFGGIMKCDVIARGVIAAVKTVGLKVPLVVRLEGTNVELGKQIIRESGLNVIPADDLDDAAQKIVKAVRG, encoded by the coding sequence ATGAACATTCATGAATATCAGGCGAAGGCGTTGCTGAAGGGCTTTGGTGCGCCCGTCTCGAACGGCGTCGCCATCTTCACGCCGGCCGAGGCCGAGGCAGCGGCGCGCGATCTGGGCGGCCCGCTCTGGGTCGTCAAGTCGCAGATCCATGCCGGCGGCCGCGGCAAGGGCAAGTTCAAGGAAGAAGCGGCTGGCGAGAAGGGCGGCGTCCGTCTCGCCAAGTCGATCGAGGAGGTCAAGGCCTTCGCGAGCCAGATGCTCGGCAACACGCTGGTCACGATCCAGACCGGCCCGGCCGGCAAGCAGGTCAACCGCCTCTATGTCGAGGATGGCTCGGACATCGAGAAGGAGTTTTATCTCTCCCTCCTCGTCGACCGCGCCACCTCGCGCATCGCCTTCGTCGTTTCGACCGAGGGCGGCATGGACATCGAGGAAGTCGCCCATTCGGCGCCCGAGAAGATCAAGACCTTCTCCGTCGATCCGGCGACCGGCATCATGCCGCATCACGGCCTCACCGTCGCCAAGGCGCTCGGCCTCTCCGGCCCGCTCGCCAAGGAAGCCTACGACGTCGTCTCCAAGCTCTATGCCGCCTTCGTCGCCAAGGACATGGCGATGCTGGAGGTCAACCCGCTGATCGTCACCAAGGACGGGCATCTGAAGGTGCTCGACGCCAAGGTGTCGTTCGATTCGAACTCGCTCTACCGCCATCCGGACGTCGTCGCGCTACGCGACGAGACGGAGGAGGACCAGAAGGAGATCGAGGCCTCGAAGTATGACCTCGCCTATATCGCGCTCGACGGCACGATCGGCTGCATGGTCAATGGCGCGGGCCTTGCCATGGCGACGCTCGACATCATCCAGCTCTATGGGGAATCGCCCGCCAACTTCCTCGACGTCGGCGGCGGCGCTTCCGAGGAAAAGGTGACGGCAGCCTTCAAGATCATCACCTCCGATCCGAAGGTGAAGGGCATCCTCGTCAACATCTTCGGCGGCATCATGAAGTGCGACGTCATCGCGCGCGGCGTCATCGCCGCGGTGAAGACGGTTGGGCTCAAGGTTCCGCTGGTCGTTCGGCTCGAGGGCACGAATGTCGAACTCGGCAAGCAGATCATCCGCGAGAGCGGGCTCAACGTGATCCCCGCCGACGATCTCGACGACGCCGCCCAGAAGATCGTCAAGGCTGTGAGGGGATAA
- the mdh gene encoding malate dehydrogenase produces MARAKIALIGSGQIGGTLALLAGLKELGDIVLFDIADGVPQGKALDIAEASPVEGFDASISGASSYAAIEGADVVIVTAGVPRKPGMSRDDLLGINLQVMEQVGAGIKKYAPDAFVICITNPLDAMVWALQKFSGLPTGKVVGMAGVLDSARFRYFLAEEFKVSVEDVTAFVLGGHGDTMVPLIRYSTVAGVPLTDLVKLGWIEKKRLDEIVQRTRDGGAEIVNLLKTGSAFYAPAASAIVMAESYLKDKKRVLPAAAYLDGQYGIKGRYIGVPIVIGASGVERILEIELNKAEKTMFDKSVASVESLVDACVKIAPALGA; encoded by the coding sequence ATGGCTCGAGCTAAGATTGCCTTGATCGGTTCTGGTCAGATTGGCGGCACGCTCGCCCTTCTCGCCGGCCTCAAGGAACTCGGCGACATCGTGCTCTTCGACATCGCCGACGGCGTTCCGCAGGGCAAGGCGCTGGATATCGCCGAGGCCTCGCCGGTCGAGGGCTTCGACGCATCGATCTCCGGTGCCTCCTCCTATGCCGCGATCGAGGGCGCCGACGTCGTCATCGTCACCGCCGGCGTGCCGCGCAAGCCTGGCATGAGCCGCGACGATCTCCTCGGCATCAATCTCCAGGTGATGGAGCAGGTCGGCGCGGGCATCAAGAAATACGCGCCCGACGCTTTCGTGATCTGCATCACCAATCCGCTCGACGCGATGGTCTGGGCGCTGCAGAAATTCTCGGGCCTGCCGACGGGCAAGGTGGTCGGCATGGCCGGCGTGCTCGACAGCGCCCGCTTCCGCTATTTCCTCGCCGAGGAGTTCAAAGTCTCGGTCGAGGACGTCACCGCCTTCGTGCTCGGCGGCCACGGCGATACCATGGTACCGCTCATCCGCTATTCGACGGTCGCTGGCGTTCCGCTCACCGATCTGGTCAAGCTCGGCTGGATCGAGAAGAAGCGCCTCGACGAAATCGTCCAGCGCACGCGCGACGGCGGCGCCGAGATCGTCAACCTCCTGAAGACCGGCTCGGCTTTCTACGCCCCGGCAGCCTCGGCGATCGTCATGGCCGAGAGCTATCTGAAGGATAAGAAGCGCGTCCTCCCGGCCGCCGCCTATCTCGACGGCCAGTATGGCATCAAGGGGCGCTATATCGGCGTGCCGATCGTCATCGGCGCGTCGGGTGTCGAGCGCATCCTCGAGATCGAGCTCAACAAGGCCGAGAAGACGATGTTCGACAAGTCCGTCGCCTCGGTGGAGAGCCTGGTCGATGCCTGCGTGAAGATTGCCCCGGCGCTCGGCGCCTGA
- the zapE gene encoding cell division protein ZapE, giving the protein MSQDAHLSPLVATAYDRLIAAGDVEEDGAQRALVDKFDALNLRLATRRLARKSSSLGWLFGKRDKAATDIRGLYVHGEVGRGKTMLMDLFFANAVIEKKRRAHFNDFMADVHGRVFRVREAIKAGSVKGDDPIPIVAREIADETELLCFDEFSVTDIADAMILGRLFTQLFARGIIMVATSNVAPDDLYRGGLNRDHFLPFIGLLKERVEIVRLGARTDYRQEKTRRLKVYLTPLGPDADAAMDEAWARLTNDDPGSPTTLAVLGRDVAVPRAAKGIARFDFADLCARPLGPSDYLAIAHAFDTVLIDHVPIMDAARRNEAKRFITLIDALYDGQVKLVVSAAAEPDGIYVADSGTEAFEFARTASRLTEMRSQDYSNLGHRGFIVET; this is encoded by the coding sequence GTGAGCCAGGACGCGCACCTTTCGCCGCTCGTCGCCACGGCCTATGACCGGCTGATCGCGGCCGGCGACGTCGAGGAAGACGGGGCGCAGCGCGCCCTCGTCGATAAGTTCGACGCGCTGAACCTGCGCCTCGCCACGCGGCGCCTGGCACGGAAATCGAGCTCGCTCGGCTGGCTGTTCGGCAAGCGCGACAAGGCGGCGACCGACATTCGGGGCCTCTATGTCCATGGCGAGGTCGGCCGCGGCAAGACCATGCTGATGGACCTGTTCTTCGCGAATGCCGTCATCGAGAAGAAGCGCCGCGCCCACTTCAACGATTTCATGGCCGATGTGCATGGCCGCGTCTTCCGGGTGCGCGAGGCGATCAAGGCCGGCTCGGTGAAGGGCGACGACCCGATCCCGATCGTCGCGCGCGAGATCGCCGACGAGACCGAGCTGCTCTGCTTCGATGAATTTTCCGTGACCGACATCGCCGACGCGATGATCCTCGGCCGCCTGTTCACCCAGCTTTTCGCCCGCGGCATCATCATGGTCGCAACGTCCAACGTCGCCCCCGACGATCTCTATCGCGGCGGGCTCAACCGCGACCATTTCCTGCCCTTCATCGGCCTCTTGAAGGAGCGCGTCGAGATCGTGCGCCTCGGCGCGCGGACGGATTACCGGCAGGAAAAGACACGCCGGCTGAAGGTCTATCTCACGCCGCTCGGACCGGATGCCGATGCGGCCATGGACGAGGCCTGGGCGCGGCTGACGAATGACGACCCGGGATCGCCGACGACCCTCGCCGTGCTCGGCCGCGACGTTGCCGTTCCGCGCGCGGCCAAGGGCATTGCGCGTTTCGACTTCGCCGATCTCTGCGCCCGGCCGCTGGGCCCGAGCGACTATCTCGCCATCGCCCACGCCTTCGATACCGTGCTCATCGACCATGTCCCGATCATGGATGCCGCCCGGCGCAACGAGGCCAAGCGCTTCATCACGCTGATCGACGCGCTCTATGACGGCCAGGTGAAGCTGGTGGTTTCGGCCGCGGCGGAGCCGGACGGGATCTATGTCGCCGACAGCGGAACCGAGGCCTTCGAGTTTGCCCGCACCGCCTCGCGCCTGACCGAAATGCGCTCGCAGGACTATTCGAATTTGGGCCATCGCGGGTTCATCGTCGAGACGTGA
- a CDS encoding AprI/Inh family metalloprotease inhibitor encodes MRLGRFAPLLLMTALAGCGSFGAVGLGPMDRSQPESDTLPPVASVPIEKTALPPPVTDPNAVATLPPADPNAATTPAAPAAPMTPSVASGAEIGRTDLLGGWTLSSGSDNCQLFMTLTSWTGGYRASTRGCQSPSLKGISAWSLSGSEVVLAGQGGAPVARLSSGGNNHFNGQTVSSQAISFYR; translated from the coding sequence ATGCGACTCGGCCGTTTCGCGCCGCTGCTGCTGATGACGGCGCTTGCCGGTTGCGGATCCTTCGGAGCCGTCGGCCTCGGTCCGATGGACCGGTCGCAGCCGGAGAGCGACACGCTGCCTCCGGTCGCGTCGGTTCCGATCGAGAAGACCGCCCTGCCCCCGCCTGTGACCGATCCGAATGCCGTCGCGACGCTTCCGCCGGCGGATCCGAATGCCGCGACGACCCCGGCTGCCCCGGCCGCTCCTATGACCCCCTCTGTCGCGTCCGGCGCCGAAATCGGCCGCACGGACCTTCTCGGCGGATGGACGCTTTCGTCGGGCTCCGACAATTGCCAGCTCTTCATGACGCTGACGAGTTGGACGGGTGGCTATCGCGCCTCGACGCGAGGTTGCCAGTCGCCGTCGTTGAAGGGGATTTCGGCCTGGAGCCTCTCCGGCAGCGAGGTCGTGCTCGCCGGACAGGGCGGCGCCCCGGTGGCCCGGCTGTCCTCGGGCGGAAACAACCATTTCAACGGCCAGACGGTTTCGTCCCAGGCTATCTCCTTCTACCGCTGA
- a CDS encoding VOC family protein, which yields MATFDHIGVQVSDFDKLLAFYESALAPLGISVVMHIPEEAKLKGAGFGASGKPDFWIWEGGRTTPHLHLAFAASSRAAVDAFYAAALAAGATDNGPPGIRAMYHPNYYGAFVLDPDGHNIEACCHHPE from the coding sequence ATGGCGACATTCGACCATATCGGCGTGCAGGTGAGCGACTTTGACAAGCTGCTCGCATTCTACGAATCGGCGTTGGCGCCGCTCGGAATTTCCGTGGTGATGCACATTCCGGAGGAGGCGAAGCTGAAGGGCGCGGGCTTCGGTGCGTCCGGGAAGCCTGACTTCTGGATCTGGGAAGGCGGCCGGACGACGCCTCATCTCCATTTGGCATTCGCCGCCTCCAGCCGTGCGGCGGTGGACGCGTTCTACGCGGCGGCCCTCGCTGCCGGGGCAACAGACAATGGCCCTCCGGGCATCCGCGCCATGTACCATCCAAATTATTACGGCGCCTTTGTTCTCGATCCCGACGGACACAATATCGAGGCGTGCTGCCACCACCCGGAATGA
- a CDS encoding succinate dehydrogenase iron-sulfur subunit, translating to MVQLTLPKNSTINEGKAWERPKGANNVREFRIYRWSPDDGANPRVDSYFVDLDDCGPMVLDALIKIKNEVDPTLTFRRSCREGICGSCAMNIDGSNTLACTKGIDDVKGAVKIYPLPHMPVVKDLVPDLTNFYAQHRSIEPWLKTATPEPEKEWLQSHADREKLDGLYECILCACCSASCPSYWWNGDRYLGPAVLLQAYRWLIDSRDEAKGERLDNLEDPFRLYRCHTIMNCAQTCPKGLNPAKAIAEIKKMMVERRV from the coding sequence ATGGTCCAGCTCACGCTCCCCAAGAACTCGACGATCAACGAAGGCAAGGCCTGGGAACGGCCGAAAGGCGCCAACAATGTCCGCGAGTTCCGCATCTATCGCTGGAGCCCGGACGACGGCGCCAATCCGCGCGTCGACAGCTATTTCGTCGATCTCGACGATTGCGGGCCGATGGTTCTGGATGCGCTGATCAAGATCAAGAACGAAGTCGACCCGACGCTGACCTTCCGCCGGTCCTGCCGCGAGGGCATCTGCGGCTCGTGCGCCATGAATATCGACGGCTCCAACACGCTCGCCTGCACCAAGGGCATCGACGACGTGAAGGGCGCGGTGAAGATTTATCCACTGCCGCATATGCCGGTGGTGAAGGACCTCGTGCCCGACCTCACCAATTTCTACGCCCAGCACCGCTCGATCGAGCCCTGGCTCAAGACCGCGACGCCGGAGCCCGAAAAGGAATGGCTGCAGAGCCATGCCGACCGCGAGAAGCTCGACGGGCTCTATGAGTGCATCCTCTGCGCCTGCTGCTCGGCATCCTGCCCGAGCTACTGGTGGAATGGCGACCGGTATCTCGGTCCGGCCGTGCTGCTGCAGGCCTATCGCTGGCTGATCGATTCACGCGATGAAGCCAAGGGCGAGCGCCTCGACAATCTCGAGGATCCGTTCCGCCTCTATCGCTGCCACACCATCATGAACTGCGCGCAGACCTGCCCGAAGGGTTTGAACCCAGCGAAGGCGATTGCCGAGATCAAGAAGATGATGGTCGAGAGAAGGGTCTGA
- a CDS encoding DUF3052 domain-containing protein — MAVAFIGLPDELASLADSVPFNSVAMASSWAERFGDDRSFDAIHAFTKQAEELTTGLPRLQDAIRRDGMIWVSWPKKASKVATDVTEDTVRAAALSIDLVDVKVAAVDAIWSGLKLVIRKERR, encoded by the coding sequence ATGGCGGTTGCCTTCATTGGTCTGCCGGATGAACTCGCAAGCCTTGCCGATTCCGTTCCGTTCAACAGCGTTGCCATGGCGTCGTCCTGGGCCGAACGATTTGGAGACGATCGATCCTTCGATGCGATCCATGCCTTCACCAAACAGGCTGAAGAACTGACGACGGGCCTGCCCCGCCTGCAGGACGCGATCCGCCGTGACGGAATGATCTGGGTGTCGTGGCCCAAGAAGGCATCGAAGGTTGCGACCGACGTCACCGAGGATACCGTTCGCGCTGCGGCGCTTTCCATCGACCTCGTCGATGTCAAGGTTGCCGCCGTCGACGCTATATGGTCGGGGCTGAAACTGGTGATCCGGAAGGAGCGTCGATGA